Proteins encoded in a region of the Perognathus longimembris pacificus isolate PPM17 chromosome 11, ASM2315922v1, whole genome shotgun sequence genome:
- the Prg4 gene encoding proteoglycan 4 gives MQYLKTMMAWKILPICFLLLLSASLIEQVSSQDLSSCAGRCGEGYSRDATCNCDYNCQHYMECCPDFKKVCTVELSCKGRCFESFARGRECDCDSQCKKYGKCCADYDSFCEEEKDNKKTPKKEPKPVAPVVDDAGSGLDNGDSKPTPTPDIATTTAKPGNPKPSLPPKSDNPKEASSTNNKETTVKTKESTVTNKQTSSSAKEKTTSAKETRSAEKTSSEVPVKPTPKAEPTTKAPALPTIPKEPAPTTTKEPEPTTTPKEPAPTTTKKTTPTTPKEPTPTTTKEPTPTTPKEPIPTTTMEPAPTTPKEPEPTTTKEPAPTTPKEPVPTTTKEPAPTTPKEPAPTTTKEPAPTTPKEPSPTTTMEPAPTTPKEPVPTTTKEPAPTTPKEPVPTTTKKSTPTTPEEPAPTTTKNPAPTTPKEPVPTTPEEPEPTTPKELAPTTPEEPVSTPTPTTPRKPVPTTPTSLKTPPPTTTMEPSTTQKTPEFPAEPTPEALDNSPKEPAVLTTKSPEMTTVDKEKSTTATPKITTKETTAEEKTTESKITSTTTQVKPTTPQGTSLKVTTLEPKVITTAEEIMNNPEETTPGSEETTTVKATTLKPQKPTRVPKKPSTKKPPKAPKQPTSTKKPNTPKAKKPKTTPTPPKMTSTMSELNPTSVAEAMLQTSTTPSQTPNEDMVGENPNNEDAPGAEAENPHMIPRPPLLTPLVIPGTDHLVRGPNQDIYINSMISDETNLCNGKPVDGLTTLRNGTLVAFRGHYFWMLNPFRPPSTPRRITEVWGIPSPIDTVFTRCNCEGKTFFFKDSQYWRFTNDIQDAGYPKQIVKGFGGLTGKIVAALSVAKYKNRPESVYFFKRGGNIQQYTYKQEPTKKCPGRSPTINYSVYGETAQVRRRRFERAIGPYQTHTIRIQYSPIRVSYQDKGFLHNEVKVSTMWRGFPNVVTTAVTLPNIRKPDGYDYYAFSKDQYYNIDIPSRTARAVTTRSGQTLSKVWYNCP, from the exons AGCTTTCCTGTAAAGGTCGCTGCTTCGAGTCCTTTGCACGTGGAAGGGAGTGTGACTGTGACTCCCAGTGTAAGAAGTATGGCAAGTGCTGTGCAGACTATGACAGCTTCTGTGAAGAAG aaaaaGACAACAAGAAAACTCCTAAAAAGGAGCCTAAGCCAGTAGCACCGGTGGTAGATGATGCTGGAAGTGGACTGGACAATGGAGATTCCAAGCCCACCCCAACTCCTGACATTGCTACTACCACAGCAAAACCAGGAAATCCTAAACCCAGTCTTCCACCTAAGTCTGACAACCCCAAAGAGGCTTCATCCACAAACAATAAAGAGACAACAGTTAAAACTAAAGAGAGCACAGTCACAAACAAACAGACTTCTAGCAGTGCAAAAGAGAAGACTACTTCAGCTAAAGAGACCCGAAGTGCAGAGAAAACATCATCCGAAGTTCCAGTGAAGCCTACACCCAAAGCTGAACCTACAACCAAGGCCCCTGCTCTGCCTACCATCCCCAAGGAGCCGGCACCTACTACTACAAAAGAGCCTGAACCCACAACCACGCCGAAGGAGCCTGCACCCACTACCACCAAGAAAACAACTCCCACCACCCCTAAAGAGCCCACACCCACTACCACCAAGGAACCAACTCCCACCACTCCCAAGGAGCCTATACCCACCACCACCATGGAACCAGCACCAACCACCCCCAAGGAGCCTGAACCCACCACTACCAAGGAACCAGCTCCCACCACCCCCAAGGAGCCTGTACCCACTACCACCAAAGAACCAGCTCCGACCACCCCTAAGGAGCCTGCACCCACTACCACCAAAGAACCAGCTCCGACTACCCCTAAAGAGCCCtcacccaccaccaccatggAACCAGCACCAACCACCCCCAAGGAACCTGTACCCACTACTACCAAGGAACCAGCTCCCACCACCCCCAAGGAGCCTGTGCCTACTACCACCAAGAAATCAACTCCCACCACCCCCGAGGAGCCTGCAcccacaaccaccaaaaacccagctCCCACCACCCCCAAGGAGCCTGTACCCACCACCCCCGAGGAGCCTGAACCTACCACCCCCAAGGAGCTTGCACCTACCACCCCTGAGGAGCCTGTATCTACCCCCACTCCCACTACTCCCAGGAAACCTGTACCTACTACTCCAACTTCTCTTAAGACACCACCACCAACTACCACCATGGAGCCTTCTACTACTCAGAAAACTCCTGAGTTTCCTGCTGAACCCACACCAGAGGCTCTTGACAATAGTCCCAAAGAGCCCGCAGTATTAACAACAAAATCTCCTGAAATGACAACAGTAGATAAAGAAAA AAGTACAACTGCTACACCTAAGATTACAACTAAAGAGACGACAGCAGAAGAAAAAACTACAGAATCGAAAATAACAAGCACCACCACGCAAGTAAAGCCCACCACTCCTCAAGGTACATCACTTAAAGTTACTACTCTTGAACCCAAAGTAATTACTACAGCTGAAGAGATCATGAACAATCCTGAAGAAACAACTCCTGGATCAGAAGAGACAACTACTGTTAAGGCAACAACTCTGAAACCCCAGAAACCAACCAGAGTACCCAAAAAGCCTTCTACCAAAAAGCCACCCAAAGCACCCAAACAGCCCActtctaccaaaaagccaaacacTCCTAAAGCGAAGAAACCCAAGACTACACCAACTCCCCCAAAGATGACTTCAACAATGTCTGAACTGAACCCTACGTCTGTAGCAGAAGCCATGCTCCAAACCTCCACCACTCCTAGTCAAACTCCAAATGAAGATATGGTTGGCGAAAATCCAAACAATGAAGATGCCCCTGGTGCGGAAGCTGAAAACCCTCACATGATTCCCAGGCCCCCACTACTAACTCCTTTAGTCATTCCAGGCACTGATCACTTAGTGAGAGGTCCCAATCAAGACATTTACATCAACTCCATGATTTCAG ATGAGACCAATTTATGTAATGGTAAGCCAGTAGATGGACTGACTACTTTGCGCAATGGGACATTAGTTGCATTTCGAG gtcATTATTTCTGGATGCTAAATCCATTTAGGCCACCATCTACACCTCGCAGAATTACTGAAGTTTGGGGTATTCCCTCCCCCATTGACACTGTTTTTACTAGATGCAACTGTGAAGGAAAAACTTTCTTCTTTAAG GATTCTCAGTACTGGCGTTTCACCAATGACATACAAGATGCAGGGTATCCTAAACAAATTGTAAAAGGATTCGGAGGACTAACTGGGAAAATAGTAGCAGCTCTTTCTGTAGCTAagtacaagaacaggcctgagtctgtgtatttttttaagagaG GAGGCAACATTCAGCAATATACTTATAAGCAGGAACCCACCAAAAAATGCCCTGGAAGAAGCCCTACTATAAATTACTCAGTCTATGGAGAAACAGCACAGGTTAGGAGACGTCGCTTTGAAAGGGCTATTGGACCTTATCAGACACATACCATCAGAATTCAATATTCACCTATCAGAGTTTCATATCAAGATAAAG GCTTCCTTCACAATGAAGTTAAAGTGAGTACCATGTGGAGAGGGTTTCCAAATGTGGTCACTACTGCTGTAACACTGCCCAACATTAGAAAACCTGATGGCTACGATTACTATGCCTTTTCTAAAG aTCAATACTATAACATCGATATTCCCAGTAGAACAGCAAGAGCAGTTACTACTCGTTCTGGGCAGACCCTCTCCAAAGTCTGGTACAACTGTCCTTAG